The genomic interval AGCCCGTCCATGCGCTCGCCCCTGCTTCCCACGCTGGCCCTCGTGTCGACCCTCGCCCTTCCCGCCTTCGCCGGTGACGACGCCGCGAAGAAGCCTGGCCAGGTGAAGGTCAAGGTCGTCTGCGCCCAGGACAGCAAGGACGGCAGCCGCGCCGTCCAGGGCACTGACCTGGTCATCGAGGCCGGAGACACGGTGAAGGACGCCGTCGCCATCGACGGAAACGTCATCGTCCGCAAGGGGGCCAACGTCGATGACGCCGTCGCCATCAACGGCCGCGTCATCGTGGAGCCCGGCGCCCGCGTGAAGGGCGACGCCGTGTCCATGGGTGGAGAGGTCCGCGTCCAGAAGGGCGCGCGCGTGGAAGGCAGCGCGCTGGCCCTGGGCGGAAAGCTCAACGTGGACAAGGACGCGACCGTGAAAGGCGACAAGTTCAGCCTTTCCTTCGAGATTGGCGGCAAGGACTTCGTGAAGAACCTCATCGAGGAGGCCCTCGACGAGGAGTCCGGCTGCCACATCATCGACCGCGACGAGGACGAGGACGACTCGGACGACAAGGACGTCTGAGCGTCCTCGCCGTTCCCTCCCGGCGCCCCGCGAAGACTACGCGGCGCTGGGAGCCTCCGGTGAAGCATCACCGCTCCGGGTGAGCGGCTGGAGCGTGGCGCGCAGCGCGAGAATCTGCTCGCGCGCCAGGTCCTTGAGCTTCTCCACGTCGTCCAGGGTCATTCCCTTGGTGGAGATGGGCGTGCCCACCGTCACCAGGCCCCGCGAGGTGGAGAACCGCCACGAGTGCTTCGGCAGCGCCTTGCGCGTCCCACTCACGGCCAGCGGCAGCACATCCGCCTGCTGCTCGATGGCCAGCCGAAAGGCGCCGTCCTTGAAGGGCAGCAGCTCGTCCGTCTTGGAGCGGGTGCCCTCGGGGAAGATCATCACCGGCATCCCCTTCTTCATCCACGCCTTGCAGCGCGCCATGGCGCCCGTGGCGGACTCGCGGTCTCCCCGGTGCACCGGGATGTCGCCGGCGATGCCCATCATCCACCCCACCACGGGGACCTTGAAGAGGCTCGCCTTGCCCAGCCACTTCATCTCCCATGGGAGGTGGGAGATGAGGAACGGGTCCGCGTTGGACTCGTGGTTGCTCACCACCACCGTGTTGGCATCCACGTGCTTGGGCACATTGCCATGCACCCCGAAGCGCCAGAACGGGGTCAGCTTCGCGGCGGTGACCCCCACCATGCGGAAACAGCGCCCGACGGCGTAGCGCGTCCGGTCGAAGGGCAGCGTGACGATGGCGATGGCCAGCTGCACGAAGAAGCCAACCAGCGCGACGATGCCAATCTCAATCCACGTCCAGATGGAGAGCAGTGCGTTCATGAGCTCCTCGAGCAACGGTCAACGGACCGCCGGGTCCAGGTCCACGCTCACCGGGCAGTGGTCCGAACCCGACACGTCGGGGTGGATGGCGGCGCGCTTGACGTAGGCCATGGCCCCCGGGGACGCCAGGACATAGTCGATGCGCCAGCCGATGTTCTTCTCCCTCACGCCAAAACGCTGGCTCCACCAGGAGTAGTGGCCGCCGTCCTTCTGGAAGTGCCGGAAGGTGTCGACCCACCCCGCGCGGAGCCACCGGTCCAGCTCCTCGCGCTCCTCCGGGCGGAAGCCGCTCGTCTCGCGGTTCTCCCGGGGCCGCGCCAGGTCGATGTCCTGATGCGCCGTGTTGAAGTCGCCCATCACCAGCACCCGACCTCCGTCGCGCAGCGGCTTCTCCAGCGCGGAGAACAGGCGCCGGTAGAAGTCGAGCTTGAAGGGGATGCGGCTCAGGTCCCGGTCCTTCCCGTTGCCGTTGGGGAAGTAGACGTTGGCCACCGTGAGCTTGCCGAAGCGGGCCAGTTGGAGCCGCCCCTCCGCGTCCATCTCCGGGACGCCCAGGCGGGTCTCCATCTCATCCGGCTCCTGCCGGGAGAACAGGCCCACCCCGCTGTAGCCGGGGCGCTCCGCGGGATTGAAGTGCGTCTTCCACCGGGACGGGGTCCGCACCTCGTCGGGGAGCTGGTCGGCGCGCGCTCGCACCTCCTGCACTCCCACCACCTGGGCCCGGGCGCTCGACAACCACGGCAGGAAGCCCTTGCCATGGGCCGACCTCAGGCCATTCACGTTCCAAGAAACCACTCGCACGGGGAACGCTTATGACCCGGCCGGGCCGGGTTTTCCAGCCCCTACCGTGGGTACCACCGGTAGGGGCCGGTCACCGCCCGTCAACTACTCCGTGGGGCTGGAGGTGTTCTGCGGCTGCCGCTTCGCCCGGAGCACGAAGTCAGCGGCGTTGTCGTTGGAGTCCTGGCCGTTGCCCGACAGCGCGTCGGCCCCGTCCTCCATCGTGGCCGCCGTGGACGTCACGGAGGCCTTGCGCTCGAACGAGCCCGCCGCCACGGGAATCGACCCGAACGCGGTCCCTTCCGGCGAGTCGCCCGTGCCGTAGGCGAACGCATCCACCGTCGCCGGGTCGTTCTTGTCCTTCCCCAGCTCCGGCGGGCCAATGCGCAGGTTGCCACCGCCGGTGCGGCTGGCGGACATGGAGAACGCCGTGCCCCAGCTCGCGTCACCCTGCACGGTGCCCACGTACTTGGGGTGCACCACCAGATAGTACCCGCGAGGCTGGATGGTCGCCCCGTCTGGCAGCGACGCGGACAGGTACGTGTCGCCCTTGTCGCTCTTGTACTGAACCTTCCAGCCGGACAGGTTCACCGCGCGGGACGTCGGGTTGAACAGCTCGATGAACTCGTCGTTCGCGTCCGTGGGACCCGCGGGCGCCACCTCGCTGATGACGACGTGGTCCGGTCCGGACGGCTCGGGCTGCACCTTCAGCCGCGCCGACACGGACTGACCGCCGAGCGTGGCCACCACGGTGCCCTCGCCCGCGACCCGCGCCGCGACCAGGTCGAACTTCGCCGTCAGCGTGTTGGCCCGCACCACGACCTGCGCCGGCACCGTGCCAAGCTCCGCCGGCTGAACGGACAGGCTCACCGTCGTGTCCACCGCCGGGGGCACGTCCATCGTCACCGTGAAGGCCACGGTGGCGCCGCCGCGCACGTCCGACGCCTCGGGCGTCAGCATGGCCAGCGCCGCGGGAGCATCCGCCGCGAGCACCCGGACCGTCGCATCGAACGACACTCCCGACAGCGTGGCCGTCAGGGTCGCCTTGTCCTGGCCCGGCTCGTGCGTCGCGGCGGTGTTCAGCACCACCACGGCAGACCGCTCACCGGCGGGAATCACCACCTGGTTGTTCGCCACGGAGACCGCCGGGTTCGACGACGTCACCGACACCACGGTGTCCTGCGGCGCCGGAGCACCCAGCGTCACCTTCAGCGGCTCCGGGAACGTGGCCCCGTTGACGCCCGCGCGCACGAACACGCCCGTGGGAGCCAGCGAGACCAGCGTCGCCTCACCCGTGCCCTCCACCAGGTCGTCCGCGTTGCGCGGCTCGATCTTCGAGTGGTCGTTGCGCAGCTCCAGCACGCCGGTGATGGACGCGAACTGCGTGCCCTTCGCCGGAATGGGGAACGTGTGCAGGTAGTCGTTGATGCGCAGCGAGCCGGTCACCTCGAACTCACCGGTGGGCGCCTTGTCGCCACCACCCGGCGGGGGCGCGATGTCGGTCACCTCCACCTTCGTCACCCGCACCAGCACACTCTCCAGCGCCCGGGCGCGCGAACCACCCGTGGCCGCCTCCACGGGCGTCACCGCCTGCGGCGCCACCGGCGTGGCGGCCTGGCCCAGCACCGTGACGGTGGACGCTTCAAGTTGCACCTGACCGAAGTAGTTCGTCACCGACGCGCTGACGTCCACGCGAGCTCCCACCACCACGTTGCTGGCGGGCGCCGACTTCGTGAAGACGAAGCCGCCGGAGTAGTCCACGCCGCGGTAGCCCTGCTCGGACGGATGCACCTGCGCGAAGAAGCCCGTGGGGCCCACGCCGGTGACGGTGAGGCCCGTCAGCGCCACGCGCTGGCCCACCCACGCGGAAACGCCGCCCGGAACCGCCTGCTTCACCTCGTAGATGGACACCGGGCAGGCCGTGTCGCCGGGGTTGGCCGTCGGGCAGAGGTCACACGCATCACCGCGGCCATCGCCATCCGAGTCGGCCTGGTCCGGGTTGGGCGTGGTGGGGCAGTTGTCCACCGCGTTGATGATGCCGTCGCCGTCCGCGTCCTGGGGGTTGGGGCGGCTGCACGTCGTGGAGTTCGCGGCGAACGGGCACACGTCGCACGCGTCACCCACGCCGTCGCCGTCCTGGTCCGGCTGCTTGCCCTGGTCCACCGGGCGGATGGGGTTGAAGACGGCCGGGCAGTTGTCCTGCGCGTCGGGGATTCCGTCGCCGTCCGCGTCCTGCGCCGAGGGGCCGCTCGCGTAGCGCGTGGAGCCCGAGACAGAGGCCGGGAAGCGCGTGTTGGTGGAGGCGCGGATGGGCTCGCACACCGGCTCGTTCTTCGGAGCCTCGCAGGAGAACAGCGGATAGGCGCTGCTGTTGGCCGTGCGCAGCGAAGCGAGCGACATGCCGATCTCTGACTGGAGGCACACCGCGCGCTCGGCGCCGCACACGTCCAGCGTGTCGCACTGCGTGCCGCCCAGCGCGTTGATGAGCGCCGCGTCGCCGTAGAGCGCCTTGCCGCCGCGCATCGTCAACACCACGTCCGCCGCCTCGGCCATGAT from Myxococcus stipitatus carries:
- a CDS encoding exodeoxyribonuclease III → MRVVSWNVNGLRSAHGKGFLPWLSSARAQVVGVQEVRARADQLPDEVRTPSRWKTHFNPAERPGYSGVGLFSRQEPDEMETRLGVPEMDAEGRLQLARFGKLTVANVYFPNGNGKDRDLSRIPFKLDFYRRLFSALEKPLRDGGRVLVMGDFNTAHQDIDLARPRENRETSGFRPEEREELDRWLRAGWVDTFRHFQKDGGHYSWWSQRFGVREKNIGWRIDYVLASPGAMAYVKRAAIHPDVSGSDHCPVSVDLDPAVR
- a CDS encoding lysophospholipid acyltransferase family protein, with the translated sequence MNALLSIWTWIEIGIVALVGFFVQLAIAIVTLPFDRTRYAVGRCFRMVGVTAAKLTPFWRFGVHGNVPKHVDANTVVVSNHESNADPFLISHLPWEMKWLGKASLFKVPVVGWMMGIAGDIPVHRGDRESATGAMARCKAWMKKGMPVMIFPEGTRSKTDELLPFKDGAFRLAIEQQADVLPLAVSGTRKALPKHSWRFSTSRGLVTVGTPISTKGMTLDDVEKLKDLAREQILALRATLQPLTRSGDASPEAPSAA
- a CDS encoding lamin tail domain-containing protein; the encoded protein is MSWSYRALLAPLAALLLVTSACGDDDPPKKDPVCCEPDGGSGEPDGGGPGPDGGTGEPDGGGSGPDGGTEGDGGSNPNPGETVVMCPAADLAPPPTGSCTVEAGDSARLFTGVILAPDKVYKGGQMLVDGAGTIQCVGCDCAKAPGAASATRVTCPQAVVSPGLINSHDHITFQTPPYVAPANPDERYEHRHDWRKGNNQHTRINQGSTTGADGIRWGELRHLMAGTTSIAGSGGAKGLLRNLDAPNTSATGSNQEGLGAGSGAEYQTFPLGDDDGRELATGCGYARIDSPSVIPALSAYLPHIAEGIEASARNEFLCLSGQQTGGKDILSQRTAVIHGIGLRADDIQKMAGTGTSLVWSPRSNVSLYGDTAAVPLYKSLGVNVALGTDWLLSGSMNILRELRCADSLNATRFNHALSDAETWAMVTANAAHAFQAARAGALAPGKVADVAIFRLNGHAASPHRAVIMAEAADVVLTMRGGKALYGDAALINALGGTQCDTLDVCGAERAVCLQSEIGMSLASLRTANSSAYPLFSCEAPKNEPVCEPIRASTNTRFPASVSGSTRYASGPSAQDADGDGIPDAQDNCPAVFNPIRPVDQGKQPDQDGDGVGDACDVCPFAANSTTCSRPNPQDADGDGIINAVDNCPTTPNPDQADSDGDGRGDACDLCPTANPGDTACPVSIYEVKQAVPGGVSAWVGQRVALTGLTVTGVGPTGFFAQVHPSEQGYRGVDYSGGFVFTKSAPASNVVVGARVDVSASVTNYFGQVQLEASTVTVLGQAATPVAPQAVTPVEAATGGSRARALESVLVRVTKVEVTDIAPPPGGGDKAPTGEFEVTGSLRINDYLHTFPIPAKGTQFASITGVLELRNDHSKIEPRNADDLVEGTGEATLVSLAPTGVFVRAGVNGATFPEPLKVTLGAPAPQDTVVSVTSSNPAVSVANNQVVIPAGERSAVVVLNTAATHEPGQDKATLTATLSGVSFDATVRVLAADAPAALAMLTPEASDVRGGATVAFTVTMDVPPAVDTTVSLSVQPAELGTVPAQVVVRANTLTAKFDLVAARVAGEGTVVATLGGQSVSARLKVQPEPSGPDHVVISEVAPAGPTDANDEFIELFNPTSRAVNLSGWKVQYKSDKGDTYLSASLPDGATIQPRGYYLVVHPKYVGTVQGDASWGTAFSMSASRTGGGNLRIGPPELGKDKNDPATVDAFAYGTGDSPEGTAFGSIPVAAGSFERKASVTSTAATMEDGADALSGNGQDSNDNAADFVLRAKRQPQNTSSPTE